In the Deltaproteobacteria bacterium genome, CGTCGATCTCACGCGGCGGGGCGTTCTCGCCTCGGCCGCGCTCGGGGCGATCACGGTCCCTTTTTTCCGGGTGGAGGCGCACGGGAAGGCGCCTGACCCCTTGCTGATCCGGCCCCCCGGGGCGTTGCCGGAGGGGGAGTTCCTCGCCCGCTGCACCCGGTGCGGGGAGTGCATGCGGGTCTGCATCGCGAACGGCCTGCAGCCGACCTGGTTCGAGGCGGGGCTCGAGGGGATGTGGAGCCCGATCCTCGTGTCACGGATCGGGTATTGCGAATACAACTGCACGCTCTGCGGGCAGGTCTGCCCGACCGGCGCGATCCGGCGCCTCCCCCTCCCGGAGAAGCGGAAGACGAAGCTGGGCCTCGCGTACGTCGACCGCAGCCGCTGCCTCCCGTGGGCGGGGCAGTCCGACTGCATCGTCTGCGAGGAGCATTGCCCGACGTGGAGCAAGGCGATCGTCTTCAAGGAGGAGAGGACGCAGACGGCGCGGGGAGAATGGAAAATGTTCAAGAAGCCGTACATCGACGAGGAGCTCTGCGTCGGGTGCGGGATCTGTGAGACGAAGTGCCCGCTGACCGATCGTGCCGCCGTGCTCGTCACTTCCCGGGGAGAAACCCGATCGACGGGGGTGCTCGCAAGGTGAAAACGCGTCCCCGGGTGTGGAAATCGCTCTCGCCGGCGCGTATCATGCCCCGATGATCACAGGCGGATGTCCTTTCAGCCGGAGGCGGTTCCTCCAGGCGGCGGGAGGCGCGGCGGGAGCGTTGGCCGCGTCGGCGCTCTTCCCGTCGGTGCTGCGCGCGGCGGCCGGGAAGACGGTCGACGTGGCCGTGGCCACGGCGGCGAGCCCGGCGGAGCGGGCCCGCAAGGCGGTGGCGCTGCTGGGAGGGATGAAGTCGTTCGTCTCCCGTGGCGACGTGGTCGTCCTCAAGCCGAACATCGGGTGGGACCGCACGCCCGAACAGGCGGCGAACACCGACCCGGAGTTCGTCGTTGCGGTCGCGGAGATGTGCCTCGCGGCGGGCGCCAAATCGGTGCGCGTCTTCGACCGCACCTGCAACGACGCACGGCGCTGTTACGTCAGCAGCGGGATCAAGGACTCCGTGGAGCGGTTCGCGCGGAAGAATCGCGTCGAGGATGCGCTGCGGATCTACCACGTCGAGGACCGGAAGTTCGTCCGCACCTCCATTCCGAACGCGCTGTCGATCAAGGAGTGGGATCTTTACCGGGACGCGCTCGAAGCGGACAAGATCGTCAACGTGCCGATCGCCAAGCATCACTCGCTGGCCGGCATCACGCTCGGGCTCAAGAACATGATGGGGATCATGGGGGGAAACCGGGGCCAGATCCACTTCCGGCTGTCGGAATGCCTCGTGGACATCCACCGCCGGGTCCCGGTCGCCCTGACCGTGATCGACGCGGGGAGGGTCCTCCTGCGGAAC is a window encoding:
- a CDS encoding 4Fe-4S binding protein, whose translation is IFDGLYRAPGPIPGISEPVYGFLKSHFLAFEQPVFRTSAIVGLLFLGILAAERYQRRFWCRNLCPLGALLALMGRFGLFRRRITTEGCTRCGLCESNCRMGAIGGDVAVTDHGECVECMDCQAICPEEVIHFSGKEGRVPAAVDLTRRGVLASAALGAITVPFFRVEAHGKAPDPLLIRPPGALPEGEFLARCTRCGECMRVCIANGLQPTWFEAGLEGMWSPILVSRIGYCEYNCTLCGQVCPTGAIRRLPLPEKRKTKLGLAYVDRSRCLPWAGQSDCIVCEEHCPTWSKAIVFKEERTQTARGEWKMFKKPYIDEELCVGCGICETKCPLTDRAAVLVTSRGETRSTGVLAR
- a CDS encoding DUF362 domain-containing protein, which translates into the protein MAASALFPSVLRAAAGKTVDVAVATAASPAERARKAVALLGGMKSFVSRGDVVVLKPNIGWDRTPEQAANTDPEFVVAVAEMCLAAGAKSVRVFDRTCNDARRCYVSSGIKDSVERFARKNRVEDALRIYHVEDRKFVRTSIPNALSIKEWDLYRDALEADKIVNVPIAKHHSLAGITLGLKNMMGIMGGNRGQIHFRLSECLVDIHRRVPVALTVIDAGRVLLRNGPSGGNLADVKSFGKAFASRDVVAADMIAAERIFRLEPRDVAHLRKALESGLGISSNAQIRLVEG